Within Gavia stellata isolate bGavSte3 chromosome 12, bGavSte3.hap2, whole genome shotgun sequence, the genomic segment GTCACGGGGAGGGGTGGGGCCACGCCCAGGCGCCGCCAATgggagggcggcgggcggggctggCCGCGGATGGGGGGAAACACGCGTGACCGCGGGGCGCGAGTCCACGCAGGAGGGGCGACGGCCGGGGGCCACGCCATGGTGCGGCGGCGGGGTGGGGCGAGGCAAGTGCGTCCGTTGTGGGGATGCGAGTGGGTCCCTTGGGGACACGCGTGGGAAACGCCCACAGTGGGCTGCAGgacagccccagcccaggggacCACCcacctccccccaccccagactgAGCCCAGCACCGGCAGgacccacacacacacacccaccccacGCTCTGCCCCGTGGCAAGGCTGCTCTCCCACACCCCACAGCGTCCCCGAGGCCACCACACCACCGCCTGCACCGGGCTGCCTTTATTGCCCGCGCACACGGCAGCAGAAACCACCGGTACACGGAGAGCCCGgctgcccctcgccccgccAGCCCCTTCACCTTCCCAtgctcccccagcccaccccgTGGGGGCCGGGATCCCCCCCTGGAGCAGTGGCGAGGGACAGGGGACTGTGGGAGCCGCACTGCAGCAGCCACCACATCTACCCCCTGCAGTGGCCCAGCTGATGTCACCCTCCCAGAATAACAGGGGGAATGCAGGGGGGGCGCAGGAGCAGAAACCGCTGGCCAGGGAGGGCTGTTCCCAGGAGGGAGCCCCGCACCTCCCCGGGGTCCCCGGCCTGGTTCGGTGAcagccctgtggaggcaggggACAGCGAGGGGACAGCAGCCGGGACCCGTCACGCGGGCAGGGAGGCTGAGCAGACACAGGGTGCGCAGGGGGGCTGCGCCCCCTCCATCCCACACCAGCAGTGCGAACGCAGGCAGGGCGCAGGCATGCCGGCACCCTGTGGGTGACAGGGCCACGGCCACTGCCCCTGGCTGCCAAGGTCCACGGCAGAGGGGGGTCCTCGGTCCCTGCTACCCATCTAGCAGCTTGAGGATGCTCTCCCGCTCCTTCAGGGTCTTCCAGGCCTGGTCCTTCTCCTTCTTGGTGGGCGTGCGCTTCTTCTGCCGGGCGGCCATGATCTTGCGGAAGGCATCCATCACCTCGTTGTCGGCCATGCGGACACGCTGCCGTAGCTCCTGCCGGTGCAGCTCCTCCTTGGCCAGCCTGGGCGGGACACACGGGGGGGTGTCAGGCCCCGCTGGGCAGCCTCCTGCCCGCACCCATCCCTGCCCATGCTCACCGCAGCAGCTCGTGTTTCTTGGCGCGGTTATGCGCGCTGAGGGCCTTCAGCTCGGCCTGCCTCTTGCGGAGCTCAGCCAACACCTCATCCTCCGAGTCCTCAGCCGGCCGGTCCTCCGACTCCAGCAGGCCCTGGGCCACCAGCTCCTCCTTGATCCGCCCCTCCAGCGACTTGGTGTGGGGGACACTGCCGGGGCAGAGAGGGGCCGCTGCCCACCACCCGCCCTTTGCTCCCCCTGACTCGCCAGGGCAGGGAAGCCACCGGCGCATTCGCCGTCCCCGCGGGCAACACCGAGCTCCAGGGCCAACTCAGCTGCTCACCTGAAGGGCTTGTTCTGGCTGCGAGGAGATGTGCCAGCGCCGTCAGCTCCCGAGTCCTTGCCAGCAATCTCGGGAATGGGGGAGTCCTCGACGGGGGAAATGATGTTCTCCTAGCAATGGGAGCACGAGGGAAGGGTCAGTGTGCTGGGCTGTGGCAACGCTACCCCACGGCGCCAGGTcacagctctgccccacagaGCCCCCTCACCTCCACGAGTGCCTGCAGGAGACGCTGCGTTAGGGGTCCGAAGGGACACCCATCCTCCGGCTGCTCGTGCTGGGCCTCCGACTTCTTCAGCAGGGCATCGACGTCtggaaaaaagaggagggagaaaaaaaacgCCAAACACACAGAGGTGAGCAGCAGGACAGGGCAGCCTCTACCCCAGGGGTGCGGGGCAAGGGGTCAGGGCTCAGCTCCGCTGGGTGCAGGTGCTCGCGGTCCCCCTGGACCCATTACACCACGAAGGCAGGTGGGGATGGAAGTACCTTTGGTGTCCAGCTCGGTCAGTGGCCCCAGGACACCTTTTTTCTTGTCAGCAGCGGCCGCCACCCGGGCTCCAtccttctgctcctccagcaaGTCCTCCTGGGCCCAACGCTGGGAGTAATGCTTCCCCAGGGGCGGGATCTGCGAGAGCAGGGCTCAGCACAGCTCCCAGAGCCCCCCGCCTCGCCTCCCACCTCCCACTCCGTGCCACGGCATCATCCCCAGGCAGGAATGCTCGCTGTGAGGCGTGGGAGGGGACGGAGAGGCTGAGGGCTGTGAGTAGGGGACAGGGCGAGGGGGGCACCAGGTGGGCTCGGGAGTTTTTCACCTTGTAATGCTCAGCCTCGTCCTCTGGTGGCTTGAGTAGCTCCTCCAGGACTCTGACCTCCTCGTTGGTGAGATCAGCACAGTACGGCTCCACTGATGCCCAGAATCTGCAAGGATGGATGAACTGTGAGGGAGAGCTGGAGGGGAGCCTGCGGGAGCTGAAACACACACCCCCTTCCCCCCGGGCACCTCTTCCCTCAGGCTGGAGGCAGCCTTCGTGTCGGGTGCTGCAAGGAAGGAGATGGATGATCCCAATGCCCCGCAACACCCACACACCTGTTAGGAGCATCGTTTTTGGGAATGCGAGGCACATCAATGGGATCATCCTGGAACTCGTATTCCTGGATCTTGGGCTGCAGGTTCTTGGACTTGGGCCGGCCAGGGCCAGGCCCAGTCCCGTGGCCCCCTTTGCcctccagcttctgcttcttgggCTTCCCATGCTTGACAGAGGTGCCCACATCATGGTCCTTGCTCAGCTTCAGGAACCGCCGGTCGCCCTTCTTGTCCTGCCAGTCCGTCAGGATCTGGAAGAGAGTGATGCCTTGTCAGGTTCTGCAGATGTGGGCAGGGATGGACCGGAGGCAGCTCCTCGGCGGGAAGAAGCGGGATGGGAAGCCACCCTACGGCTGTGGTCCTGGCACCTGGGTCTCGGCCTCCAGGACGCGGAGGCGGCGGCTGGCGGAGGAGAGCAGCgtctccagctccagctgcagggtGTCCAGCTCCTCGATGCCAATGCCGTCGTCCTCGGAGCGGGCCAGCACGGCTGTGTACCGAGGGCACACCTTCACGTGGTCCACCGACTTGAAGTCGTGGAACTGCAGCGGACAGTCCTTCAGCTCGCTCATGGCGGCAGGGACCGGGCACCGCGGGGCACCGGGGGGCTATGGGGGAACCGAGGGGGCACGGAGTGCTATGGGGAAACCGGGGGGTTGTGGGGGAACCGGGGACAGGGTAAGCTGAGAGGAAAGGGAGCGGGGGGAGGGGGCTACGGGGAaccggggggcaccggggcgCTGAGGGGAACCGGGGGAGGGATCACCGGGGCGCTGAGGGGAACAAGGCGGGGGGCGGCACCGGGACGCTGAGGGGCACCGGGGGGGCTCTGCACCGGGGCGCTGAGGAGGCCGCGAGAGGCCCGGAGGGCGGAGGGGCGCCGGTGGGTCAGTGGGTGccgcgggcgggcaggcggcGCCgcgaggcgggggcggcgggagcgccgcgaggccgggccgggcctaGGCCACTTGCCCCTTCCGGCCCCCGTAGGCGGcgggcgccccgccccgcgcttCCCCATTGGTCCAGCCGCGCCCAGCGCCCACTGCTCATTGGCCCGA encodes:
- the TADA3 gene encoding transcriptional adapter 3, whose product is MSELKDCPLQFHDFKSVDHVKVCPRYTAVLARSEDDGIGIEELDTLQLELETLLSSASRRLRVLEAETQILTDWQDKKGDRRFLKLSKDHDVGTSVKHGKPKKQKLEGKGGHGTGPGPGRPKSKNLQPKIQEYEFQDDPIDVPRIPKNDAPNRFWASVEPYCADLTNEEVRVLEELLKPPEDEAEHYKIPPLGKHYSQRWAQEDLLEEQKDGARVAAAADKKKGVLGPLTELDTKDVDALLKKSEAQHEQPEDGCPFGPLTQRLLQALVEENIISPVEDSPIPEIAGKDSGADGAGTSPRSQNKPFSVPHTKSLEGRIKEELVAQGLLESEDRPAEDSEDEVLAELRKRQAELKALSAHNRAKKHELLRLAKEELHRQELRQRVRMADNEVMDAFRKIMAARQKKRTPTKKEKDQAWKTLKERESILKLLDG